The Salminus brasiliensis chromosome 8, fSalBra1.hap2, whole genome shotgun sequence genome has a window encoding:
- the ing1 gene encoding inhibitor of growth protein 1: MLNPANGESLHVVTNYVEEYLDLVESLPLDLQRCVSLMREIDGKYQEILKELSDAYERHQQGSDPVLRRRLLQCIQRSLIRAQELGDEKIQIAGQMVELVENRSRQFEWQVELFQACQSSPESTVSVGSASSPALTPVTVTPLSTPLLSLSKPCTDRKRDETPGSVDKAGAKRSRRQKSGSENRDNTNYSLDHSEDVSVATPKDKKPKMSTSSSAKKRKRSKSKQDREASPTDLPIDPNEPTYCLCEQVSYGEMICCDNDKCPIEWFHFSCVGLHHKPKGKWYCPKCRGENEKTMDKALERSKKERAYSR; this comes from the exons ATGCTGAACCCTGCCAACGGGGAGTCTCTGCACGTTGTCACCAACTATGTAGAGGAATATCTGGACCTGGTTGAATCCTTACCGCTGGATCTGCAAAGATGTGTTTCACTGATGAGGGAAATAGACGGGAAATATCAAG AGATCCTGAAAGAGCTCAGTGATGCTTATGAGCGACACCAGCAAGGATCAGACCCCGTGCTGAGGCGCCGTCTCCTCCAGTGCATACAGCGCTCCCTGATCCGCGCTCAAGAGCTCGGAGATGAGAAGATCCAGATCGCAGGCCAGATGGTGGAGCTGGTGGAGAACCGCAGTCGGCAGTTTGAGTGGCAGGTAGAGCTTTTCCAGGCCTGCCAGAGCTCGCCAGAGAGCACTGTGTCTGTGGGCAGtgcttcttctcctgctttaaCCCCAGTAACGGTGACACCACTGTCCACTCCACTGCTATCACTGAGCAAACCATGCACAGACAGAAAGCGAGACGAGACACCAGGGTCGGTGGACAAGGCTGGGGCGAAGCGGTCACGAAGGCAAAAGAGCGGCTCAGAGAACCGAGACAACACCAACTACAGCTTGGACCACAGCGAAGACGTCAGTGTGGCAACGCCAAAAGATAAGAAGCCCAAGATGTCAACGTCATCGTCGGCCAAAAAGAGGAAGAGGTCAAAATCCAAGCAGGATCGAGAGGCTTCGCCAACGGACCTGCCCATCGACCCGAACGAGCCCACCTACTGCCTGTGCGAGCAGGTGTCCTACGGAGAGATGATATGCTGCGATAACGACAAGTGCCCAATCGAATGGTTTCACTTCTCCTGCGTTGGCCTTCACCACAAGCCCAAGGGGAAGTGGTACTGCCCAAAGTGCAGAGGAGAGAACGAGAAGACCATGGACAAAGCCTTAGAGAGGTCCAAAAAGGAGAGGGCGTACAGTAGGTAG